One Deefgea tanakiae genomic region harbors:
- a CDS encoding fimbria/pilus outer membrane usher protein — protein sequence MQALNASLFFFALQCAVAAEPLLLALTLNGVPQGDIAALYERGQYWLAAESLKGLEFDTTQTILYEGERYVLISALKDLQSQFNENEMTLNLTAAAQHFGEHEIVLNQDPRQLYSAPAPFSWYLNYQLSLLKQSQTDGLGFQFNPSININQGYFNFRSEHSYSQQNQQAEWRRISTTLEYDIPEAMLRLSFGDLVPASGPLGQSLAMAGVGVARVFAMQPNFSASPAFQLQTAVTQTSTADIFLNGQQIASQTLPPGVYNFNDLRYYTGLQNVEIVIRDSSGNTRRYQTPYYFDDSLLKAGLSEFNYNLGVARKNGSFDQYQGLAYAGYQRFGISDWLTMGAQASGKSDSHRAGLFANIKLSNYGTLGSAISWAKHKNQDSGSAQELQYRFVDQNLSISANARRQDENFRQRNPLFAELSAPDWFANVGISWGQSSLGNVSLNLGRQMGANEEQTFTLYQLGYSFSPSNKVSINTQLQYQQHTNKSQLRGFLNLSWNFDQGRSLYASSRYQDGKAFNSATFNQSAPSGIGWGYSASVQQQEESTDYTAWLQNKQAHGQIDLSLLRSDQANLSANNAQLSWSGAVAYSEGHYALTRPITQSFAIVELPNIPDVSVLQNGSPVGKTDASGRVFMPDLANNSWHQISLAQDEIPLDYSLPELRKDLLTGNHDGQTISFSARSISAVSGQFLDENGQALANRNIKINTANSILELQTTLDGYFYTEDLAPGQYKFRSGTCAGLITVPHSTDIVNEIPSSFCKEEQ from the coding sequence GTGCAAGCCTTAAACGCCAGCCTTTTTTTCTTCGCACTGCAATGTGCAGTCGCGGCCGAGCCCTTACTGCTCGCACTTACACTGAATGGTGTGCCGCAAGGAGATATCGCAGCGCTCTATGAGCGAGGCCAGTATTGGCTTGCAGCCGAATCGCTTAAAGGTCTTGAGTTCGATACCACCCAAACTATTCTTTATGAAGGTGAGCGCTATGTCTTAATCAGTGCGCTCAAAGACCTGCAAAGCCAGTTCAACGAGAATGAAATGACGTTGAACTTAACGGCTGCCGCACAACATTTCGGCGAGCATGAAATTGTGCTCAACCAAGATCCAAGGCAACTTTACTCAGCACCCGCGCCTTTTTCTTGGTATCTGAATTACCAACTTTCGCTACTCAAACAAAGCCAAACCGATGGCTTGGGTTTTCAATTTAACCCCAGCATCAATATCAATCAGGGCTATTTCAACTTCCGTAGTGAACACAGTTACTCACAGCAAAATCAGCAAGCGGAATGGCGGCGCATCAGTACCACTTTGGAATATGACATTCCTGAAGCCATGCTGCGCTTGAGTTTTGGCGACCTCGTCCCTGCCTCTGGCCCATTGGGGCAAAGTCTAGCGATGGCGGGTGTGGGCGTGGCGCGTGTTTTTGCCATGCAACCCAATTTTAGCGCCAGCCCCGCCTTTCAATTGCAAACCGCTGTAACGCAAACATCAACCGCAGACATCTTCTTAAATGGCCAACAAATTGCAAGCCAAACCTTGCCACCCGGTGTGTATAACTTTAATGACCTGCGCTATTACACTGGCTTGCAAAATGTAGAAATCGTCATTCGCGATAGCAGCGGCAATACTCGGCGCTATCAAACGCCCTATTATTTTGACGATTCTTTGCTCAAAGCGGGCTTAAGTGAGTTTAATTACAACTTGGGCGTAGCGCGCAAAAATGGAAGCTTTGATCAATACCAAGGCTTAGCCTATGCGGGTTATCAGCGTTTTGGCATCAGCGACTGGCTCACCATGGGCGCGCAAGCCAGTGGAAAATCCGACAGCCATCGCGCAGGCTTATTTGCCAATATAAAACTCAGCAACTACGGCACACTGGGTAGTGCTATTTCTTGGGCCAAACATAAAAACCAAGACTCTGGCTCGGCTCAGGAATTGCAATACCGATTTGTGGATCAAAACTTGAGCATCAGTGCGAATGCTCGACGGCAAGATGAAAACTTTCGACAAAGAAACCCGCTTTTTGCTGAGCTAAGTGCGCCAGATTGGTTCGCCAATGTCGGGATCAGCTGGGGACAGTCTTCGCTCGGCAATGTTAGCCTCAACCTAGGCCGGCAAATGGGTGCGAATGAGGAGCAGACTTTTACGCTGTATCAACTCGGGTATTCGTTCTCGCCCAGCAATAAAGTCTCAATCAATACCCAGTTGCAATACCAACAGCACACCAATAAAAGCCAATTGCGCGGGTTTCTCAATCTGTCTTGGAATTTCGATCAAGGTCGCAGTCTGTACGCCAGCAGCCGCTATCAAGATGGTAAAGCCTTTAATAGTGCCACCTTTAATCAAAGCGCACCTTCCGGTATTGGTTGGGGGTATAGCGCTAGCGTGCAGCAGCAAGAAGAAAGCACCGACTATACCGCTTGGCTTCAAAATAAACAGGCGCATGGACAGATCGACCTATCACTACTACGCAGTGACCAAGCCAATCTCTCTGCGAATAATGCGCAACTCTCATGGTCTGGTGCAGTTGCTTATAGCGAGGGTCACTATGCCCTAACTCGCCCGATCACGCAGAGCTTCGCTATTGTTGAGCTACCCAACATCCCAGATGTTTCCGTACTGCAAAACGGTAGTCCAGTCGGTAAAACAGATGCGTCAGGGCGAGTTTTTATGCCCGACTTAGCGAACAATAGTTGGCATCAAATTAGCTTGGCACAAGATGAAATTCCGCTCGATTATAGTTTACCTGAGCTCAGGAAAGATCTTTTAACGGGCAATCACGACGGACAGACGATTTCATTCTCGGCTCGATCTATCTCTGCAGTCAGTGGGCAATTTCTAGATGAGAACGGTCAAGCCCTTGCCAATCGAAATATAAAAATCAATACCGCCAACTCAATACTTGAGCTACAAACGACCTTAGACGGTTATTTTTATACTGAGGATTTAGCCCCTGGGCAATACAAATTCCGCAGTGGAACGTGCGCAGGGCTCATTACGGTTCCCCACAGCACCGACATTGTGAATGAAATCCCTTCAAGCTTTTGCAAGGAAGAACAATGA
- a CDS encoding spore coat protein U domain-containing protein, producing MKRWILGLLIMALSLASWGASCSISLPTGDLGGYEPSVNNSGVAIQQAFWVTCTQGTPFVISAGPSQNSGMIQKRQMKNTFGGGLLLYQMCHDYPGAGYCNRVFGNGTDGEALSATATGSQQGVYFWIYVFGKQMVEGGEYVDYVAISINP from the coding sequence ATGAAACGCTGGATACTAGGTTTGCTAATAATGGCGTTGAGCCTTGCTAGTTGGGGAGCGAGCTGCAGCATTTCACTACCAACCGGTGATTTGGGTGGATATGAACCCTCTGTCAATAACTCAGGGGTAGCCATTCAGCAGGCGTTTTGGGTGACTTGCACTCAAGGAACGCCTTTTGTCATTAGCGCGGGTCCCTCGCAAAACTCAGGCATGATCCAGAAACGGCAAATGAAGAATACCTTTGGTGGGGGCTTGCTGCTTTATCAAATGTGCCATGACTATCCCGGTGCAGGCTATTGCAATCGCGTCTTTGGCAATGGCACGGATGGTGAGGCGCTCTCCGCAACGGCAACAGGAAGCCAACAAGGGGTGTATTTCTGGATTTATGTCTTTGGTAAACAAATGGTCGAAGGCGGAGAATATGTGGATTACGTTGCAATCAGCATAAATCCATAA